TCGACGGCCGCCTCGACGTCACTCCGGCGTCGCCGACGCGCGTGTCGCCTCGCTGCGCGCGAGCAACCATCCCGGTGGTGTGACGACGACCGCCACCGTCGCGTCGAGCACGCCGATCATCCGCTCGACGAGGTGACCGAGGAACGCGGTGCCCTCCGCGGCCCGGAGCTCGGCCGAGAGCACGACGAGATCCGCGTCGACGTCGGCCGCGATCGCGGGGATCTCGCGCGAGCGTGAGCCCGCGCGCGTGACGGCGCGCGGCCGCAGGCCGAGCCGGCGCGCGAGCTGGCTCGCCTCGGTCACGAGCCCGCGTGACGCGATCCGTCCCGAGCGCTGCGCGTCGGCGCCGACCGCGACGAGGTCCGCGTCGTCCGGCGCGACGTGCGCGACGACGAGATCCGCGTCGTTCGCGGCCGCGAGCGCGAACGCGATCTCTTGTGCCGCGCGGTTGGGCAGCGTGCCGACGACGGGCACGAGGACGCGCCTGAACCCGTCGCCGAGCTGCTGCCGCGCGTGCGGGCCCGCCCACACGACGACGACCGGCAGCGCGCTCCTCTGCAGCAGCGACTGCGTGAGCGCGGAGAGCAGGTCGGCGGAGATTCCCGTCTCGCGGGCGCCGACCGCCACGACCTCGTAGCCGAGCCCGACGTGCTCGGTGAGCGCGTCGAGCGCGTCGAGCGCGTCCGCTCCACCGAGCTCCTCCTGCTCGACGGGTCGTCGCTCGAACACCGCGGTCGCGCCGTCAGCCGCGGACGCGCCCGCCGGATCCGCCGCTATCACGGTCGCGGGCGAGTCGCTCGGCCACGCGAGGTCGACGATCTTCGCGGCGAGTAGCGTGCCCTCGCCGCGCTGCGCCGGCACGAGCACGCGACCCGGTCGCACGAGCAGGTTCTCCGAGTAGATCTGCTCGCGGTCCAGCCGTTCCCGCTCCTCGGTCGTGCCGCGCCACGCGGACGCGATCGCGCGCAACAGCGGCGGGGCGACCATCGACGTCGCCAGCGCCATGATCACGACCACCGTGTACATGCGCGTGTTGAGGACCCCGAGCCCGAGGCCGACGGTCGCGACGACGATCTCCAGCGCGCCGCGGGCGTTCAGGCCGACTCCGAGTGCGAAACCCTCCTGCCGCGGGAGGCCCGCGAGGCGGGCGCCGAGGTAGCCGCCCGCGAGCTTGCCGACGCTCGCGACCGCGATGACGACGGCGGTGAACAGCAGCACGTCCCCGCGACCCAGCAGCGCGAGGTCGACGCGCAGTCCCGCGGTCGCGAAGAACACAGGTGCGAACACCGCGTTCGTCATCGTCTCGACGCGCTCGACGAGCCGCGTGTCCTGGTAGCGCGACCGCGCGAGCACCATGCCGGCGACGAATGCACCGAGCACCGCCTCGACGCCGAGCGCCTGCGTGATCGCCCCCGCCGTGAACACGACGAGCAACGTGATCGACAGCCCGCTCGTCATGCCCGGCCGGCGCTTGCGGAAGCTGCGCAGCAGCTCGTCGACGATCCGCTGACCGAGCGTGAACGCGCCGAGCACGAACAGGGCGACCGCGAGGATCGTCAAGCCGAGACGGCCGAACCCGATCGCGCCCGAGCGTGCCGCGCTCGCGAGCACGCCGAGGAGCAGCCAGCCGACGACGTCGTTGACCATCCCGGCCGCGAGCGTCAGCTGCCCGAAGTTACGACGCGTGAGGCGCAGGTCCTGCAGCACCTTCGCGATCACGGGCAGCGACGAGATGCTGAGCGCGGTCGCGACGAACCCGGCGAACACGCCGCGGGAGCCGTTCCCGACGAACGCGTGCGGGAGCTGGAAGCCGAGCGCGAGCCCGAGCGCGAACGGAAGTGCGATCGACAACACCGCGACCGATGCGAGCGCGGCGCCGAGCTGACGCACGAGACCGAGGTCGGTCTCGAAGCCGGTCACCGCGAGCAGCATCACGATGCCGACCCAGCCGACCGCGCTGATCATCCCCGACTGCACGACGTGGGGCGGGAACAGCCAGCGTGCCGCGCCGGGCGCGAGCTTCCCGAACACGGACGGGCCGAGCAGCAACCCCGCCGCGAGCTCCCCGACGACCGCCGGCTGCCCGATCCGGCGCATCAGCGCGCCGAGCGCGCGGGCGACACCGACGAGCACGACGAGCTCGACCCAGAACACGAGGAACACGTGCTCCGGGATCGGTTCGATCCTCACCGGCTCCCCCCTGCGAGATGCACGAGCCGGGGGTGTACCCAACGAGCGCGTGCAGGGAACCGTGACAGGTACCGGCAGTAGTGTCCCGCGCCCGCGAGCGAGGAGGCCCCGCATGGCCATGAGGACACCGATCTGCGACCGGCTCGGCATCGAGTTCCCGCTGTTCGCGTTCTCGCACTGCCGCGACGTCGTCGCCGCGGTGAGCAGGGCCGGCGGCTACGGGGTGCTCGGCGCGCTCGCGTACAGCCCCGACCAGCTCGAGATCGAGCTGTCGTGGATCGACGAGCACGTCGACGGCAAGCCCTACGGCGTGGACTTCGCGATGCCGGAGAAGTTCGTCGGCAAGGGTGAGGAGTTCGACCTCGGCTCGCTGCAGGCGATGATCCCCGAGGAGCACCGGCAGTTCGTCGAGAAGATCCTCGCCGAGCACGACGTCCCCCCGATGCCCGAAGGTGTCGAGGGCGTGATGAAGGCCGCGGGTCTCGGGGTCGAGGCCGAGGGACCGGGGCAGGTCGACGTCGCGCTCGGCCACCCCGTCTCGATGCTCGTGAACGCGCTCGGGCCGCCGCCGGAATACGTCATCGAGGCCGCGCACTCGAGCGGTGTGCTCGTCGGCGCGCTCTGCGGCAGCCCGCGCCATGCCGAGCGCAACGTCGAGCGGGGTGTCGACGTGATGATCGCCCAGGGCACGGAGGCGGGCGGGCACTGCGGCGAGATCTCGACGATGGTGCTCGTGCCCGAGGTCGTCGACACCGTCGGACCCGACGTTCCGGTGCTCGCCGCGGGCGGC
Above is a genomic segment from Acidimicrobiia bacterium containing:
- a CDS encoding cation:proton antiporter; translated protein: MRIEPIPEHVFLVFWVELVVLVGVARALGALMRRIGQPAVVGELAAGLLLGPSVFGKLAPGAARWLFPPHVVQSGMISAVGWVGIVMLLAVTGFETDLGLVRQLGAALASVAVLSIALPFALGLALGFQLPHAFVGNGSRGVFAGFVATALSISSLPVIAKVLQDLRLTRRNFGQLTLAAGMVNDVVGWLLLGVLASAARSGAIGFGRLGLTILAVALFVLGAFTLGQRIVDELLRSFRKRRPGMTSGLSITLLVVFTAGAITQALGVEAVLGAFVAGMVLARSRYQDTRLVERVETMTNAVFAPVFFATAGLRVDLALLGRGDVLLFTAVVIAVASVGKLAGGYLGARLAGLPRQEGFALGVGLNARGALEIVVATVGLGLGVLNTRMYTVVVIMALATSMVAPPLLRAIASAWRGTTEERERLDREQIYSENLLVRPGRVLVPAQRGEGTLLAAKIVDLAWPSDSPATVIAADPAGASAADGATAVFERRPVEQEELGGADALDALDALTEHVGLGYEVVAVGARETGISADLLSALTQSLLQRSALPVVVVWAGPHARQQLGDGFRRVLVPVVGTLPNRAAQEIAFALAAANDADLVVAHVAPDDADLVAVGADAQRSGRIASRGLVTEASQLARRLGLRPRAVTRAGSRSREIPAIAADVDADLVVLSAELRAAEGTAFLGHLVERMIGVLDATVAVVVTPPGWLLARSEATRASATPE
- a CDS encoding nitronate monooxygenase family protein; this translates as MRTPICDRLGIEFPLFAFSHCRDVVAAVSRAGGYGVLGALAYSPDQLEIELSWIDEHVDGKPYGVDFAMPEKFVGKGEEFDLGSLQAMIPEEHRQFVEKILAEHDVPPMPEGVEGVMKAAGLGVEAEGPGQVDVALGHPVSMLVNALGPPPEYVIEAAHSSGVLVGALCGSPRHAERNVERGVDVMIAQGTEAGGHCGEISTMVLVPEVVDTVGPDVPVLAAGGIGRGRQMAAAMALGAQGAWTGSIWLTVAESETQPWVVENLLAAGFTDTVRSRAMTGKPARQLRTDWTEAWDAPDTPNPLPMPLQGLLYAPAAHRFMRVRSRALSGSPVGQIIGRVDRVRPARDVVYEIVEEWIETTQRMCAET